A single region of the Fimbriimonadaceae bacterium genome encodes:
- a CDS encoding LmeA family phospholipid-binding protein, with protein sequence MSKKARPSGSAEKVSIRLDYVKTPPGLIIDSLSITGDRISIFGDPFQASLPKPGEVVARISQDSIAHFLGYRDLGKVEELTISFSPGVIDIEAVVRVGVSISVEVQCGLKVESGTKVMAYVKSAKALGLAPTGVVQKIIDDINPLFETSMIPIPVTLTEVEVMHEAVELRGTFDLPESIVGG encoded by the coding sequence ATGTCGAAGAAAGCGCGTCCCTCCGGCAGCGCCGAAAAAGTCTCCATTCGATTGGATTACGTGAAGACTCCGCCAGGGCTGATCATCGACAGCCTGAGCATTACGGGAGATCGCATCAGCATCTTCGGCGATCCATTTCAAGCATCCTTGCCCAAACCAGGAGAGGTCGTCGCCCGAATCTCGCAGGACTCTATCGCCCACTTCCTCGGCTATCGTGACCTTGGCAAAGTCGAGGAGTTGACGATCAGCTTCAGTCCGGGAGTGATCGATATTGAGGCTGTCGTACGCGTTGGCGTATCAATCTCCGTGGAAGTGCAATGCGGACTAAAGGTAGAGAGCGGTACGAAGGTGATGGCCTACGTGAAGTCAGCGAAGGCGCTGGGGCTCGCACCGACCGGGGTGGTGCAGAAGATTATCGACGATATCAATCCGCTGTTTGAGACTTCGATGATCCCCATTCCTGTGACCCTAACAGAAGTGGAAGTGATGCACGAGGCGGTCGAACTGCGGGGAACGTTTGATCTGCCAGAGTCGATTGTTGGAGGATAG
- a CDS encoding PAS domain S-box protein: MVWRFRKPNMGLSTRLIIASVFLVAFTALSVGYLSYRNLESVIIPTEMERLETLTRRRTAQFTSFTEDTQAEIISVRGSEAVEGIIRATVGGGIDSVAGETLEEWKRVLANNLAASLKARPSYYQFRLIGVANGGKELVRVDRGGQEGSIRIVQSDGLQEKGSRSYFARTLELQNGETYVSPVELNREQGKVEVPHVPIMRVCTPVHLPSGKVFAILVISIDMRIVLERIRSMAAVGATLYAVDSQGNYLIHPQKDREFASDLGKDSTWQEDFPSFTSAFASGEDIAYATMGSGPDQLYVVASTVQLMDKKFVAIIQTMPRSIVMAPADAVRKAGMFGGFAAVVIAVLFAVLIARSQIKPLEQLTAAVEHFDGEETLEVPTSAAGEIGVLAQSFDSMMADIRDKTTSLRNMYEMEKLYGAVVESSSEAIITVSLDGVITAWNAAAESVFGYSAQEMIGQPVELLVPEDRKNEIKEELELMVRGERRERFETVRLNKSGQPLFVSATISPVFGEDGEVVCFSKMVRDISDQKKLEERLRLAQKMEAMGTLAGGIAHDFNNVLTAIVGNVKLAQDELEFDHPVQRDLSEIEKASARGASVVRQILRMSRSEAPKNEQVNVEAVIQETIQFLKATKPNNIEIDIQFDPDMPAILGDSTELHQVMMNLGVNAFHALRDRGGKLEIRGTVITLDEVAAGTFPNLTPGRFVRISVSDTGKGMDSQTLQRIFEPFFTTKGNGEGTGLGLSVVYGIVERHGGAITAYSEPDRGTMFRIYLPAMESSAPASSANDDRVFRGNGESIMYVDDDEALVLMVTRMLRRLNYEVAGFTDPQEALKVFLSDTQRFEIVVTDMSMPHIDGPEFVRQLLAVRPDVPVIMVTGYIRPEDIEQTNDLGIRKLVLKPNTVQDMGQILHELLEELRIKKGSS, encoded by the coding sequence ATGGTCTGGAGATTCCGCAAACCAAATATGGGTTTATCAACGAGGTTGATCATAGCTTCGGTATTCCTGGTGGCGTTTACAGCGTTGTCCGTGGGCTATCTCTCGTATCGCAACCTTGAGAGTGTGATCATTCCAACCGAAATGGAGCGTCTAGAGACGCTTACTCGTCGGCGCACTGCACAATTTACTTCTTTTACCGAGGATACGCAGGCCGAGATCATCTCCGTTCGAGGCTCGGAAGCTGTCGAAGGAATCATTCGCGCAACCGTCGGTGGTGGGATAGATTCAGTCGCTGGGGAGACCCTTGAAGAGTGGAAACGGGTACTTGCGAACAATCTCGCTGCAAGCCTGAAAGCTCGCCCCTCGTACTATCAATTTCGTCTGATTGGTGTCGCCAACGGAGGAAAAGAGCTCGTCCGCGTGGATCGTGGTGGGCAGGAAGGCAGCATCCGTATTGTCCAATCGGATGGACTCCAAGAAAAAGGAAGCCGATCCTATTTTGCCCGTACATTGGAGCTTCAGAATGGCGAAACCTATGTCTCACCAGTTGAATTGAATCGTGAACAAGGCAAGGTGGAAGTCCCGCACGTCCCCATCATGCGAGTGTGCACCCCTGTACATTTGCCAAGCGGCAAAGTCTTTGCAATCCTGGTGATCAGTATCGATATGCGCATCGTGCTGGAGCGCATTCGATCAATGGCGGCTGTTGGGGCAACACTCTATGCGGTCGATAGTCAAGGCAACTATTTGATCCACCCACAAAAGGACCGAGAGTTTGCGTCTGATCTGGGCAAGGACTCAACCTGGCAAGAGGACTTCCCGTCCTTTACAAGCGCTTTTGCTTCGGGAGAGGATATTGCTTACGCCACGATGGGCTCTGGCCCGGATCAACTTTACGTCGTTGCTTCGACCGTTCAACTGATGGACAAGAAGTTTGTCGCGATTATTCAAACAATGCCCCGATCCATCGTCATGGCCCCAGCCGATGCAGTGCGGAAGGCTGGCATGTTCGGAGGTTTCGCGGCTGTTGTGATAGCCGTCCTCTTTGCTGTCCTCATCGCCCGATCCCAGATCAAACCTCTGGAGCAGCTAACTGCGGCAGTGGAACATTTTGATGGTGAAGAAACCCTGGAAGTGCCAACTTCAGCGGCAGGTGAGATCGGGGTTCTCGCCCAATCCTTCGATTCGATGATGGCGGATATCCGCGATAAGACGACCTCTCTGCGCAACATGTACGAGATGGAGAAGCTCTACGGAGCGGTCGTTGAGTCGTCGTCGGAGGCCATTATCACGGTCAGTTTGGATGGAGTCATTACCGCTTGGAATGCCGCAGCAGAGTCGGTGTTTGGTTACTCGGCACAGGAAATGATCGGTCAACCCGTCGAACTACTCGTGCCCGAAGACCGGAAGAACGAGATTAAGGAAGAACTGGAATTGATGGTCCGTGGAGAGCGACGAGAACGCTTTGAAACGGTTCGATTGAATAAGTCAGGCCAACCGCTCTTCGTTTCAGCGACGATTTCTCCCGTCTTTGGCGAGGATGGAGAGGTCGTCTGTTTTTCGAAGATGGTTCGCGATATCAGCGATCAGAAAAAGCTGGAAGAGCGCCTGAGACTTGCTCAGAAAATGGAAGCGATGGGCACGCTTGCGGGTGGCATCGCCCATGACTTTAATAACGTTCTCACCGCGATTGTCGGCAACGTAAAGCTTGCTCAAGATGAACTTGAGTTCGACCATCCCGTTCAACGCGATCTTTCTGAGATCGAGAAAGCTTCCGCAAGGGGAGCTTCGGTGGTCCGCCAGATTCTAAGAATGAGCCGCTCGGAAGCTCCGAAGAACGAGCAGGTCAATGTTGAGGCGGTGATCCAAGAGACGATTCAGTTCTTGAAGGCAACGAAACCGAACAACATTGAGATCGACATCCAATTCGACCCCGACATGCCAGCAATCCTTGGCGACTCCACCGAATTGCATCAGGTGATGATGAACCTCGGTGTCAACGCCTTCCACGCCTTGCGTGATCGTGGCGGCAAACTGGAGATTCGCGGAACGGTGATTACCCTCGACGAAGTGGCTGCGGGAACGTTCCCGAACCTGACCCCCGGACGGTTTGTGCGCATCTCCGTGAGCGACACGGGCAAGGGTATGGACAGCCAAACTCTACAGCGCATCTTTGAGCCGTTCTTTACGACAAAGGGCAATGGCGAGGGCACAGGTCTTGGGCTTTCAGTGGTCTATGGCATCGTTGAGCGGCATGGCGGGGCCATCACGGCATACAGCGAACCCGACAGAGGGACGATGTTCCGCATCTACCTGCCCGCGATGGAGTCGTCGGCTCCGGCGAGCAGCGCAAATGACGACCGAGTTTTCCGTGGTAATGGCGAGAGCATCATGTATGTCGATGACGACGAAGCTCTCGTTTTGATGGTCACCCGAATGTTGCGTCGGCTGAACTATGAGGTCGCGGGCTTTACCGATCCACAAGAGGCCCTGAAGGTCTTCCTTTCCGATACGCAGCGCTTCGAAATTGTGGTGACGGATATGTCGATGCCACACATCGACGGCCCCGAATTCGTTCGCCAACTGCTAGCCGTCCGCCCTGACGTTCCGGTCATTATGGTGACCGGCTACATCCGCCCCGAGGACATCGAGCAAACGAACGATCTTGGCATTCGGAAGTTGGTGCTTAAGCCCAACACCGTTCAAGACATGGGCCAAATCCTTCACGAATTGCTCGAAGAGCTGAGGATTAAGAAGGGGAGCAGTTAG
- a CDS encoding calcineurin-like phosphoesterase family protein gives MITSAALLALSIHGLIPAQVPAPEAYVGTATGFVFDDRNGNGKKDGGEPGIPNVRVSNMREVVATDRSGKWTLGHTNDTTFFVVKPKGWMTPVDEDNVPRFYYIHKPDGSPKLRFEGVAPSGPLPASIDFPLHQQKESDKFSAIFFGDTQPRDLREVNYLSRQIIDPLIGHTEGSSFGVTLGDIVFDDLSVTMPLVKTIGLIGIPWYYVLGNHDINYDAKNDKYSDEFWEKTFGPSYYSFDSGPTHFVSLDNVLWTGAENSTNNRGSYKGGLGAEQLEWLRQDLKFVPSNQLVVVMMHIPMTDMVDREELYRILEKRPYCLSVSAHTHTQEHRFITEKEGWKGSKPHHHVVSVTTCGSWWSGAPNEFGVPHSTMRDGGPIGYSIFSFDGNQYSIQYRVAGKLPNYQMNIYAPDEMKAEDVQSFELYVNVFGGSERSKVEMSFAGGLWLPMDKALEPDPEFVKMSARDKELKPPYRALPAAANSTHLWKIKLGRTVPPGVYPIHVRTTDMFGQTYTSTRALRVN, from the coding sequence ATGATCACCTCGGCTGCACTGCTTGCCCTCTCCATTCATGGGCTCATCCCTGCTCAAGTTCCCGCCCCCGAGGCTTACGTTGGGACGGCGACCGGATTCGTCTTTGACGATAGGAACGGAAATGGCAAGAAGGACGGGGGTGAGCCAGGTATCCCTAATGTACGCGTCTCGAACATGCGGGAAGTGGTTGCCACCGATCGTAGTGGCAAATGGACGCTAGGGCACACGAACGATACAACGTTTTTTGTGGTGAAGCCTAAGGGCTGGATGACGCCTGTCGATGAAGACAACGTCCCGCGGTTTTATTACATTCACAAGCCGGACGGTTCGCCAAAGTTGAGATTCGAGGGCGTTGCCCCAAGCGGGCCGCTTCCCGCGTCGATCGACTTTCCTCTTCACCAACAGAAGGAGAGCGATAAGTTTTCTGCGATCTTCTTTGGCGACACGCAGCCCAGAGATTTGCGCGAAGTCAACTATCTTTCACGCCAGATTATCGACCCGTTGATCGGGCATACCGAGGGGAGTTCCTTCGGGGTGACACTCGGGGATATCGTGTTCGACGATCTTTCGGTGACCATGCCGCTGGTCAAGACCATCGGCCTGATCGGCATTCCTTGGTACTACGTGCTGGGCAACCACGACATCAACTACGACGCGAAGAACGACAAGTATTCGGATGAGTTTTGGGAGAAAACATTCGGTCCGTCGTACTACTCGTTCGACAGCGGCCCAACCCACTTTGTGAGCCTCGACAACGTGTTGTGGACGGGGGCGGAGAATTCAACCAACAACCGGGGAAGCTATAAGGGCGGCCTTGGCGCCGAGCAGCTTGAATGGCTCCGTCAGGACCTCAAGTTTGTCCCATCCAACCAGCTTGTTGTGGTGATGATGCACATTCCGATGACGGACATGGTGGACCGGGAGGAGCTCTATCGAATCCTCGAGAAGCGTCCCTATTGCCTTTCAGTATCGGCGCATACACACACCCAAGAGCACCGATTTATCACTGAGAAAGAGGGGTGGAAGGGTTCCAAGCCGCACCATCACGTCGTGAGCGTCACAACGTGTGGCAGTTGGTGGTCCGGCGCTCCCAACGAGTTTGGAGTGCCACACTCGACGATGCGCGATGGCGGGCCCATCGGTTATTCAATTTTCTCGTTCGATGGAAATCAGTATTCGATTCAGTACCGCGTAGCCGGCAAGCTCCCCAATTATCAGATGAACATCTACGCGCCGGATGAAATGAAAGCGGAGGACGTGCAGTCGTTCGAACTCTATGTGAACGTGTTCGGCGGATCGGAAAGGTCGAAGGTAGAAATGAGCTTTGCTGGTGGGTTGTGGCTGCCGATGGATAAAGCGTTGGAACCCGATCCCGAATTCGTAAAGATGAGCGCGCGAGACAAGGAGTTGAAGCCCCCATATCGGGCCTTGCCAGCGGCTGCAAACTCAACCCATCTTTGGAAGATTAAGCTTGGACGCACAGTCCCGCCCGGGGTATATCCGATTCACGTACGCACAACCGACATGTTCGGGCAAACCTATACGTCAACCCGTGCTCTGCGCGTGAATTAA
- the rsrA gene encoding mycothiol system anti-sigma-R factor, whose amino-acid sequence MSERMLSCEEVLAFLMPYLDRELDSEESALVQHHLDACGHCASLFSFEQSMLKLVKDKLNEESIPEDLRSRIFSSLNEA is encoded by the coding sequence ATGTCTGAGAGGATGCTTAGTTGCGAGGAAGTTCTTGCCTTCCTGATGCCCTACTTAGATAGGGAGCTCGACAGCGAAGAGTCTGCACTCGTCCAGCACCATCTCGATGCTTGCGGGCATTGTGCATCGCTATTCAGCTTCGAACAGTCGATGCTCAAGCTGGTCAAGGATAAGCTCAACGAAGAATCCATTCCCGAAGATTTGCGCAGCCGAATCTTTAGCTCCTTGAACGAAGCCTAA
- a CDS encoding sigma-70 family RNA polymerase sigma factor has product MDKGAFENLLQPELEKAYRYALRLVSGNADEAADLLQDATLAAFKGREGFKLGTNFRAWFFKILTNEFYRTRTRKQVQTVDIADVQDAYLYVNAAQAGVHLEGADPARELFDSIEAEHVKKALESLPEEFRMACMLFFLGDMSYEEIAATLDIPVGTVRSRLHRGRKALQAELWEFAKARGIVGGGAHV; this is encoded by the coding sequence TTGGATAAAGGCGCGTTCGAGAATTTGCTTCAGCCTGAGCTTGAAAAGGCGTATCGCTATGCGTTGCGGCTTGTTAGCGGCAACGCAGATGAAGCAGCCGACCTTCTCCAAGACGCCACGCTTGCTGCTTTTAAAGGACGCGAAGGGTTCAAGCTGGGAACCAATTTCCGTGCCTGGTTCTTCAAGATTCTGACTAACGAGTTTTATCGAACCAGAACGAGAAAGCAAGTCCAGACAGTTGACATCGCTGACGTCCAAGACGCTTACCTATACGTGAACGCCGCCCAAGCGGGAGTTCATTTAGAAGGAGCCGATCCTGCGCGGGAGCTTTTCGACTCGATCGAAGCGGAACACGTCAAAAAGGCTTTAGAATCGCTTCCCGAAGAGTTTCGGATGGCCTGTATGCTTTTCTTTCTGGGCGACATGAGTTATGAAGAGATTGCTGCAACGCTTGATATCCCGGTGGGGACAGTCCGGTCCCGACTCCACCGTGGACGAAAAGCCCTCCAAGCCGAACTGTGGGAGTTCGCCAAAGCCCGAGGAATCGTTGGAGGTGGCGCCCATGTCTGA
- a CDS encoding HAD family hydrolase has translation MSCSNPFADVKAVYFDLDDTLCAYWIASKAALRSAFEQHGPDGYTPEEMIGHWAGAFRDFSPRVKRTDLYAEYLKSGTKTRTEQMRLALERVSVDDTPRAEALSHTYMTLRDANLKLFDESLDVLNHLYGRYPLGLMTNGPADIQRQEVNTLNIERFFDHIYIEGEVGFGKPVPELFRMAEQAVGFPPEQILFVGNSYRHDIEPAILAGWKTFWVRRASDIPPSAPGIHPMPEDRPEGAPRPDLEESSLTPLLTLL, from the coding sequence GTGAGTTGCTCAAACCCGTTTGCCGACGTCAAGGCCGTGTATTTCGATCTCGACGACACCCTGTGCGCTTATTGGATCGCCTCCAAAGCCGCCCTGCGATCAGCATTTGAGCAGCACGGTCCAGACGGCTACACGCCCGAAGAGATGATTGGGCATTGGGCAGGAGCTTTCCGAGATTTCAGCCCTCGAGTCAAACGCACCGATCTTTATGCCGAGTACCTGAAATCTGGCACGAAGACGCGAACCGAACAGATGCGTCTTGCCCTTGAAAGGGTCAGTGTGGACGACACCCCCCGCGCCGAAGCCCTCAGCCACACCTACATGACCTTGCGTGACGCGAATCTTAAGCTCTTTGATGAGTCGCTTGATGTCCTCAACCACCTCTACGGAAGATATCCGCTCGGCTTGATGACCAACGGTCCCGCCGACATCCAGCGGCAAGAGGTCAACACCCTCAACATCGAACGGTTCTTCGACCACATATACATCGAAGGAGAGGTCGGATTTGGCAAGCCCGTGCCCGAGCTTTTCCGCATGGCCGAGCAGGCTGTGGGTTTCCCGCCCGAGCAGATTTTGTTCGTGGGCAACAGCTATCGTCACGACATTGAGCCCGCGATCCTTGCTGGATGGAAAACGTTTTGGGTGCGGCGGGCAAGCGATATCCCGCCCAGCGCACCGGGAATTCATCCCATGCCCGAAGACCGCCCTGAAGGCGCACCCCGGCCCGATCTTGAAGAGAGCAGCCTAACGCCGCTGCTCACCTTGCTATAG